ATCTGCTGCCGCGTCAGTGATTGCTCTCTGTAGACCAACGGTTGAGATGTCGACGACCGTAACTGCAAATCCATGGCGGGCGAGAAATAGAGCGTTTCTGCCTGGGCCACTGCCGATATCAAGCACGGCACCTTCAGTGATTAGCTCGGGTACGCGACGCACGAATGGTAACGGATTGGTTCCAGCAAAACCAGTGTGGTGGCTTTTGTATAAATGATCGTAGTGTTTACTAAGCTTGTCCGACATGTGTGTAGTGTGCCACGGAAGTGTTGTTGGATACAAATTTAGTCGCTGGCATGGTGATTTGTCAGACACTTTCTGACAAAAGAAAAACCCGAATGCGATGTTTTGCATTCGGGTTGGGGTTGGGTAGGAATTCTCTTACCGCATCACTCTTCCTGGTTCCATCCAAAAATCAGATGACCCTCAGATAGTACCTTCGGGGGACAACCCGAGGTATTCATTTGCTTAAACTGCAAGCAAGAAGAGCTAGCCACAAGCTTCGGTTCATCTTCACCGACAACTACGACAGGTGTGTGCACAGATGATTGCTTCGAAGCCAAACTGCAGGCTACGAAGGTCGTATTGTTACCTTAGCTGTGTGTCCGGGTTTTTCATCCCTCTTGGCGCCAGTAGCAGCCGCGTACGCCGTTCCAAGAACTCCTAATTCCAAATATAGCGAAAATGAGAATTTATGCAAGCGGTTCGTTTCGTTAATTTCCATGTACCGTGTGTGGCATGTCATTCTGGTAGAAGTTGGAGAAAAGAAATGGCCCGCGCGAAGCGCGGGCCATGTTTGATTAGCTGTAGTCAACGATCACGCGATCAATGACTTTGTTCCCGCCACCGACTTTGCATTCACCGATGCGGAGTTCGTACCCGAGGTATTCCAGCATCTTGGCAATGCCCGGCAGAGCAGCAAAAGCATGTTGGTTACTCTGGTTCGGATGACCGGGGACACAGAATTCTTCGCTTCGTGCCCCTGTGGTGTGCTTGACGCCAGTAAGATCAATGCCGGCATCAGTGAGTTTGGCGACAATGGACGACATGATGTGCTCCTTGTACAGATAAACCAGCAATTATAGTACTGCGCTGGCGAGAAAAAGCAACTATTCTGCGGTGCTGCGTGGTGTGTAGTTGGTGTTTGCTAAGACAGTCTCAATCTCTTCCGTGGTCATGTTGCTAAATACAAATTGAAACGGTTGTTGGTGATTATTTTTCTCGAAGATGAGTGCTGTGGCTGTACTGCCAGCGTAGAGTAGGTACCCAATAAACGTATCATTGAGTTCAAGAGAAACAATCCGCGAAGTTTCGGCGTCAACGTACTCATGCTTCATAAGCAGGTACATTGCAGTGCGTATTTTTGTTTCTTGGCTTGAGAAAAGTCCGGCATCCTCAGCAGTGACCAAGAGCGTGTTGCTGAGAAACAAATAATTGTCATCACAGTGAAATGTCTGCGTCATGCGTGTGCCGCAGACAATATGTACTTCAGTGTTGGTGCGACGTTGGTCAATCTGAAACTCGTGCGCCAGTTTGGCTCCTCGCCACAAGGAGTACGCTTTAGTGGTGGAGGTGTCTACCATCGCCAATACGGTGCTGGAGTCTTCTTTAATTCTTCCGCTTGAAAAAATGAGCGGCACGGTGAGGTCGTAGAAGTAGTACTGTTCGTACGAGGCGTCGGTGTCGCTATGGAGTGTGCGGACAGCTTCTTGCGGTGTAATTGCTATGGCTGCTGTGTCTTGCACTTCACCTGCTACTTTATACCAAAAAATCGTGGTGATAATCTGCTGTTTCAGTAGTACTGCAGCCAGCAGCAATACACTGAGACCGACGAGGAGTTGCAGAAAGGAGTTTTTCATATCGAGCATAGTATCATGTTACAATTAGAATTATTTTCTAAGCAAGCTTTATGAACGAATCATTTCCAACCAATAATGCAAAACTCGACGGAGCTGATGAGTTTGAGGTAGCGGCTGGTAAGGAGGGTTTTGACCGCGAAGCAGAGTGGGAGAAGGCCGCCGCAGAGCTGCAGACATTGCTCGATAGCACCAAGCTTGACGAAACTGTGCCCGCCGAGTATGAACTGGTTGCTAAGCTAGAGCAGTTGCTGGCCAATGATTTAAATCCTGAGGTGAATCCTGAAGTGGATAATAGCAAGCGGTTTGTGGTTATGGCTGCTTCGTCATTGCTAGATAAAGCACTTCGTGAAGACATGAGCCAGAGGCAGTTTGAAAAGTGGAGTCTCTATAAAATGAAACGTAAAGCAAAAATGATGGGCGTAACCGGTATTGCTGAGTAGCGCATCATTTTTAGCTCCTTTGTTCCTTATGACCTTTGATTTTGATAGCGAAATAAAACAACATCTCGATGTGGTTCGCAGCTTGCAGAAGCCGTCGGGTGTGTTTACTGCCTCAGCTTTTGACGTCGATACTGGCTACGATAAAGCCTGGCTTCGTGATATCTACTTCATGACTATGGGCTTTCTTGAGACAGGAGAAATCACCGTAGTGCAAAAGGCGGCCAAGGCCCTCCTGCAACTCTTTGTGAAGCATAAGGACAAGATTAATTGGGCAATCGAGAATAAACCGCATTACGCGTGGCAGTACATTCATGCCCGCTTCCATCCAGAGACGTTTGAAGAATACTGGGAGGAGTGGGGGAATAGCCAGAATGATGCTGTCGGTGAGGTGTTGAATTTGCTTATTACACTCGAACAACTCGGCGCATCGGTGATTGAGTCTGATGATGAGCGAGAGATGGTGCAGAAGATTATCGATTACTTGGTGAATCTTGAGTATTGGCAGGATGATGATAACGGTATTTGGGAAGAAAATATGGAAGTGCACGCATCATCGATTGGATCATGTATTGCTGCTCTTAAGAAGGCGAGCGAAATTGAGTGGCTTACAGTACCAGCGCTTGCGATTGAACGTGGTGAGCAGGCCCTGCGCGCACTGCTACCGCGAGAGTCAGTGACGAAGTTTTGCGACCTTGCCCTTCTGACACTCATATATCCGTTTAATGTCACCACTGAAGCGGAGACGGTGGAAATTCTCAAGAATGTTGAGTATCACCTGGTGCGTGATAAGGGAGTGATTCGCTACAAAACAGACCGTTACTACAACAACAATATTGACGGGTGGAGTGAAGAGGCTGAATGGTGTTTTGGTCTCTCGTGGCTCGCGATTATTTATGCCGAGCGCGGAGAAAAAGAAAAAGCATACTACTGGCTTCGTCGCGCAAAGGGCGCGGTTACGCCAGAAGGTACTGTGCCAGAGCTCTACTATTCAAATACCACTACCTATAATCACAACACACCATTGGGTTGGTCCGAAAGTATGTATGTAGTCGCGCTACAGAAAGTGAAGGAATTGGATGAGAAGTAAACACAACAGGCGCGCGAGCCGAAGGCTCGCGCGCCTGCTGTGTTTTATTCCAACGCTTTAATTTTAAATTGAGTCAAAAAATCGTCATCCACGGCCGGGGAAAAAGCAATCGCTGCACCGCCTTTTAGTTGGTGCGGTAGCGCTTCTACGGTCGCTTCGGACTTGATTCTCTTCAGATTTGCCTTGCTGCTGCTGTAGAGCTTGGTGAGTGGTTCTTCCAGGCACCAGGCAGCAGTATCGGGGTGCAAGCGGTAGGCGTCACCAGCAGCAAGGCGAAGTTCATCGGCAATCACAGAATGTGCAAGCTCAAGAGAAAGGGATACAAGTTGTCTTTGTGAATGAGTTTTCAGCCAGGTGTCGTCGATAACGATAGATAGGTGAGATTTTTGCTTTTTCTTCTTTTGAATTAATCCAAGAGTGGGACCAATGATAGCAATACCAACAATACCAAGTACCACATCTTGGGGTGACTCAAACTCCAACGCGTAGGTGGCAAGCATTCCTTTGGTGTAGATAGCATCTGGTCGTCGATCAAGCTCAGTAAGTAGCCAGTGAGCATTCTGCACTGCTGCCGTTCGATCTTTCGGCCAGAGGTAGATAGATGTTCGCGGGGTAATGTCAATTTCGGTGTGTCGCCAGTTTCGCTCACGCACATGAGTCGCAAGAGATTCTGCGAAGGCTTCATCGCTGGCGGCGTATGAGACAAGGGCGCTGGCGTGGCTAAGGAGCCAATTATCAGTGGCATTCAGGGTTCGTGGTTTTTTGGTGTCTTGCATAATAATGAGCAAAATTAGACCACTAATACTATTATTATAGTCCCGTGACCCCAACTGTCTACCGGTAGAGGGTGATATACTTTTAGTATGAAATTTCTAAATATTGCCATCTACGTGTTTTTGGGAATTGCGATTTTGGCGGCGTTTGCTCAAATGATGATGTAGGTAAAAGCGCCCGCTTCGCGGGCGCTTTTATATTGTTTCATGGCTTGGAGTCGTGTATGGTATAGGCCATGTCAAGAAATGATGGACTTATAGTTTTTAAGGATGTGTCGTTTGAGCACGATGCGACCAAGCCGATTCTTAAAGCGGCTAATTTTGTGGTGCGCCGTGGCGCCAAGCTCACGCTCATGGGGCAAAATGGAGCTGGAAAATCAACCATTTTCGGTATGATTTCCGGCAAGCTCCAGCCAGACGAGGGAGATATTAATTTGCAGCCGCGTACAACGATTGCGATTTCTCGTCAGATTATTCCCCGCAGTGAACTCGAGCTCACCGTTCGTGCGTTTTTCGAGAAGTGTTTTACGGAAAAGGTGTACGATATCGACCCGCGCATTGATGCGGTTCTGGAGATTGTAAATCTTACTCCGACTGAAAAAGCAAAGGAGACATTTAAGGACCGCATTGTTGGGAGCTTCTCTGGCGGACAGCAGGCGCGTCTGCTTTTGGCGTCGGCGCTCATTCAAAATCCTGACGTTCTCCTGCTCGACGAGCCAACCAACAATCTCGATGTAGCAGGTATCGAGCATCTCACTACGTTCCTTAAGGAATACAACAAAACCGTGATTGTCATTTCTCACGATGCTGATTTCTTGAACTCATTTACCCAAGGCGTTCTTTATCTCAACACCCAGAATCGTCAGGTGGAACAATACAACGGCAACTACCATGCGGTAGTACGTGAGATTGCGGCGCGGGTAGAAAAGGAAAAGCGCCAGAATGCGCAGATGGCCAAGCAGATTCAGGCGGACAAAGACAAGATCAACTACTTCGCCGCTAAGGGAGGAAAGATGCGCTTAGTTGCCAAGAAGATGCGCGCAGAGATTGAAGAGGCAGAAGAAAATAAAGTAGATGTGCGTCGTGAAGATAAGGCGATTCGTCCGTTTACGATTGATCCACACGCTGATATTCCACTTGAAGTACTCAAGCTTACTGAAGTCACCGTGATTAAAAATCATGAACCTAAGCAAGCCGAGTGCGACATTATCTTGAAGCGCGGTGAACACTTGCAGATTGTTGGTCCAAACGGTATCGGCAAGACAACGCTCCTTGAAAGCTTGGCTGGTGGTCACGCCACTGGTGAGCATATTGCTCCGGGGGTAAAGATTGGCTACTACCGACAAGACTTCTCAAACCTCGATTTTGATAAGACGGTCTTTGAGACGCTCATGGCTTCGATGAAGAAAAAGCTCGAAGAAGAAATGCGTAGCATAGCCGCTGGCTTCCTTCTTTTTGGCGATGTGATGCGCAGCAAGGTGGGAGATCTCTCAGAAGGACAGAAGGGCTTGGTGGCATTTGCCAAACTCAAGATGGAAGAGCCAGGGCTCCTCATTCTCGACGAGCCAACCAACCATATCAACTTCCGCCATATTCCAGTGATTGCTGAAGCGCTTCATGATTACAAAGGTGCAATGATTCTGGTGTCTCACGTGCCAGACTTTGTCGAAAAGATTCACATCGATCAGGTGTTGGATTTGAGTAAGTTGAAACCGAAGAAGTGAGATGAGATTAGAAAACCGGCGAATTCCCTTTGGGAATTCGCCGGTTTTCGTACAACTGCACAGTGCGCTTTACAGTCGCGTGCTTGAGGTTCATACTGTGTACATATGAACTTGTGGGGTGAATACATTGCGTACCTAAAGGATAATCCGAAGGGGTACTGGTTTAAGCGTAAGTTATATGGCTGGGGCTGGACGCCCGCTACACGCGCGCCCGCCGCCCGGTTTTCTTGGTTCATACTGAAGTCTGTGAGTCACGAAGCGCGGCACTCAAGCGTGAAGCGACAATAAAGAAGATGACTAAAGCTGAAAAGGAAGCCTTGCTGTTGGACTAGTCGCTCAGTACTTGTTCAAATGATGAGGCGGTAATTGGTTGGTCTGCGAAAGTATTCACTATTGCCACGATAACACCACCAAACAGTGCAACTAATACCGTTGCGCCGATGACGGTGCCAAGTCCGTAAATCATACCGCGTACAAAAGCGTAGCGTAATGAATTTTGACGCTTAATTTGCGTTTCCAGCTTCTCAAGAATTTCAATTAAACCACTCGTGGTTTTTTCGGTTGGAGTGGAAGTGTCTATTGGTTCCATACGTGTAAGTGTAGCATCTTACACTCAGCAATAGCTGTGAAGCATGTGCCAACACTCATATTATTTCCTACACAGCGGGAGCCTGTAAGTAATTACTGATTGAGAATGCTTAGGTCAACTAAGTTCACCACTCCGTCATGGTTAAAATCTGATCGGAGATTTTGTGTGGCTAAATGGGCCATGAAAATACTGACGTCAGCGATTGATTGTTTGCCGTCAGCGTTTAGGTCGATGCTGTTGGCTGGGGCAAGAACGGTAACACGTGGTCCTTTGACTGAGTCTGCTTTAGCAACGGTTCCAGAATCTAACTTTTCTGGCTCAATAGTGAATATGCTGTCGATTGGGTCAGGTACAGTTGCGTCAGAGCCGAGTCCGTCGTGACGTAAAATCCGTATGTCACTCATGTGTAGAGATGTCTCTCCTGGCTGAATGGCTTCAAAAGTGACGGTAATAAGTTGTTCATTTCCAACGAATCCGCCTGATCTGGTGGTTCCGCCGATAAACGTAAGGGTGCCATTGCCATTGCCGTACCAAGGTAGCTCTGCCCACAAGTCAGCCACGGAGGTGTTGTAATCAATGGTGACGATTTTAAGATTTTTTGGGTCGTATTCAAGAATCCCTTTAAATACATTAACGGGTTCTTTCGCCTCAACAAGTAAAACTACTTCGAAATACTCATGAACCGCATGAGTGTGGTCGGGGGTAATCACGGTGATATTTGCCGTTGTTGATGTATTATCTGTGTTGCTAAGACTTAGGGTAAGCAGGCCAAGAATAACACTGGCAATGAGGAGGCGGGTGGTTTGAATGCCAAACATATCTCTTTTAGTATAATGTAATTTGTACATATGACCAGTAAGATATATACCCTGCAAGTCAGGCTGTGGATGTATCCTGGCGAGTTTGCCAACTGGTATTTTGTGACGGTGCCTAAAAAAATGAGCACCGAAATCAAAGAGGGTTTTGGTAAGTACGCGCGAGGTTTTGGTTCATTGCCTGTTGCGGTGACTGTTGGCAAGACCGCCTGGGAAACTTCCATCTTCCCTGATACACGTTCCGGAACATACCTTTTGCCAATTAAAGCTAAGGTGCGTAAAGAAGAGGCGTTATTTGCGGATGATGTAATTGCCGTTTCGTTTAAAGTGCGTCAGTGACTGTGAGTATCCGCTTCACGAAAATGAGCAGGGCAGTATAATAGATGTGACATGAGCGCCCGCGGGCCAAGGAGAGATAATAATCTCCCCACACTACAGGTCATCATGCATTAATAGCTAATGCATTCAACATGGCAAAAGGAATGGACAAAAAGAAGGAGGTAAAGAAGCCTAAGAAGGTTGCTCCGAAGAAGAAATAAGGGAGCATAGGCATAAAACGGGGCCGCGCGAAGCGCGGCCCCGTTTTATGCTACTGCCAAAGCGAGAGCCAGACACCGATGTAGTGCACTACAACGTAGAGAAAAAATAGGTACCCGAGAACGCCGGCGATAAGGGTGAGCGCGATGTAGTTGATGATTTCATTACGTCGCTTCACTGCCTCGTCAATCGTACAGATACCTTTTTTACGGCTGAGGTAAAACCACAGTGAACCAAGAAGGGCGAGCAGGCCAATTCCCCGAAACACCCATTTGTAATCACCATATAGTGTGTCTGCTAGAGATGAAGCAAAGCTAACTGTGGAAAGACCAAGTAATACTAAAATGACCGGAGATAGGCAGCAAAGGGAGGCAATCATCACGGGGAGACTGCTAATTTTGAATACTTCTTTCAAACGAGGGCTCATAGATGATTTTAATTGAATAAGTTTTAGTTTTATACGAATTCGTATCAGATTGCTTTCAATAGCAGCTTGACTATTAGTGCCTCTGTACTATGTTGGTGAAAGCAAACAGTTTTTTGGAGAAATCACCATGTCTACCGATGCATCGATTTTCGAAAAGATTCGTGATTGGCCGCTTGCAGCTTTGTTCGAAATAAACCTACTTGATCAGATGTTGCTGGAGTGTGGGGTTTTGCATGCAGCTACGTGTGGCCGATACCGGAATGCGATTATTGACTTTATAAAAAGTGCGTGTCGTGTGATGTCTTATGACTTTGACAGCATTCCGGTTAGGAGTTTTCCATGGACAGCAGTGAAGGTGCGCGCATACGATAAAGTGTGGTTCGTAAATCCGCAGAAAGCAGGTACTGCTGTGATGCTTAAAGGTGACGGTGCAGCCACGAAGTTTCTTGAGCTGCTGCAATTGCTTAAACTTCGTGAAGTGCCTGATTTAGAGCGAGCAGAGCTGATAAGTACGTTGCGTGTACAGATGCAATTGCTTAGGTTGGGTTGATATTTAGGGCCGCCAGCGAAGCTGGCGGCCCTTTCTGTAGGCATTGCCGTTTCAACTTTAATGCAGTATAGTATCGCGGTCTGGCCTCTGGGCCGATTTTTTCTATTGCTAATTGCACTAGGGAGGTAAATTATTACATATATAAGTAAGATTATTATTTTATGGCACGAGAATTTCCACTCGAAAAACTACGTAACTTCGGTATCGTAGCGCACGTAGACGCCGGAAAGACAACGACGTCTGAGCGTGTACTTTTCTACACAGGTATGAGTCACAAGATCGGTGAGGTGCACGATGGTGCAACCGTTACTGACTGGATGGAGCAGGAACGCGAACGCGGTATTACCATTACTGCAGCGGCGATTTCTTGTAACTGGTCTAAGACCATGGAAGAAGACCGAAAGGATAAGTCAAAGATGTTCACGTTTAACATCATCGACACTCCTGGTCACATCGACTTCACGGCTGAGGTAAAGCGCTCAATGCGTGTACTTGACGGAGCCGTAGTGGTATTTGATGGTGCTGCTGGTGTGGAACCACAGACTGAAACTAACTGGGGATATGCTGATGAAGCTAATGTGCCACGTCTTTGTTTCGTTAATAAAATGGACAAGCTTGGTGCAGACTATGATGCTTCAATTAAGTCAATCCACGAACGTCTTTCACCAAAGGCAGTGCGTATCCAGCTTCCGATTGGTGCTGAAGATACCATGTCTGGTGTAGTCGACCTTATTCAGATGAAGGCGTATCGCTTTGGTGGGGAAATGGGCATGCAGGTGACTGAAGAAGAAGTGCCGGCAGACATGCTCGAAGCAGCGCAGAAGTGGCGCGGTGAAATGATTGAAGCGATTGTGGCGCATGACGACGCGCTTATGGAAGCGTACCTCGGTGGCGAAGAGCCAACCGTAGAGCAGCTCAAGACAACGCTCCGCAAAGCCGTGATTGCGTGTGAAATTTTCCCAGTGCTTGCTGGTACAGCACTTCGTAATATTGGTGTGCAGCTCGTACTCGACGCGGTGGTAGACTACCTCCCATCACCGCTTGATTTGCCTCCAGTGCATGGCGTTGATCCAAAGGATGAAGAAACAGTGATTGAGCGTCATCCGTCTGATGAAGAGCCGTTTGCTGCGCTTGCGTTTAAGCTTCAGGACGATAAGTTCGTTGGACAGCTCGCGTTTTTCCGCGTGTACTCAGGTGTGGTGAAGGCGGGTTCATACATCGTGAACTCATCAACCGGCAACAAAGAGCGTGTTGGTCGTATTGTGCGACTTATGGCTGACAAGCGTACTGAAGTAGAAGAAGTGTACGCCGGAGAAATTGCTGCGATGGTAGGTCTTAAGGAAGTGAAGACATCACACACACTCTGTGATGTAGACAAGCCAATCATTCTTGAGCAGATCACCTTCCCAGAACCAGTGGTAGCAGTGCGCGTAGAACCAAAGACTAAGAATGACCAGGAGAAGATGGGTGTCGCACTTAAGCGTCTCGCTGATGAAGACCCAACTTTCAAGGTGTCGACTGACGAAGAAACCCTCGAAACCATTATTGCAGGTATGGGTGAACTCCACCTCGAAATTATCGTTGATCGTATGAAGCGAGAGTTCGGTGTTGAGGCTAACATTGGCGCACCACAGGTGGCCTACCGCGAAACCATTCAGGGTGAAGCGGAAGCAGAGCACAAGTACATCAAGCAGTCTGGCGGTCGTGGTCAGTACGGACACGTTAAGATCCGTATCAAGCCACTTCAGCCACTTGCAGTTGGCGCTGACGGTGAAGTAGAAAAAGTGGCTAAGAACATCACTCGTGAAGACCACTTCGAATTCATCAACAACATCAAGGGAGGTGTGATTCCAGGTGAATACATCCCAGCGGTGATGAAGGGAGCAAAGGAAGCAATGAGTCGTGGTTTCGTTGCTGGCTACAAGATGGAAGATGTGTCCGTAGAACTCTTCGATGGTAGCTACCACGATGTTGACTCATCAGAAATTGCCTTCAAGCTTGCCGGTATCAACGCCTTCAAGGATGCAGCGAAGAAAGCAAATGCAGTTATCCTCGAACCAATCATGAAGGTAGAGGTGCGTACACCAGAAGAGTACATGGGAGACATCAATGGAAACATCTCTTCAAAGCGTGGTCAGGTAGAAGGAACAGAAGAAATGGGTGGAAAGACAATCGTGCATGCGAAAGTACCACTTTCAGAAATGTTCGGGTACACCAACACCCTTCGTTCAATGACCCAGGGTCGCGCTTCAATGACTATGGAATTCGACCACTACGAAGTAGTACCACCAAACGTAGCGGCCGATATCAAGAAGGCCCGAGGAATTTCAGACGAAGCTTAATTGTTAGTTGTAATGATAAAAGCCGCGCCCGAAGGGCGCGCCTTTTTTATACCCATCCTCCCTTACTCCCCTCAGTATAAATTTGCTAATCTTATAAATATGATACGTATTATTCTTAAGTGTGTTTACTTGTGTTTCGTGTTTGGTTTCTTCACCACCACCCATGCCGCCGTCACCCCCGACGCTCCGACCAACTTCATTACCACCTGGAACACTGAGAACTCTGGTACAAGTGCTAATAACCAAAT
The nucleotide sequence above comes from Candidatus Nomurabacteria bacterium. Encoded proteins:
- a CDS encoding glycoside hydrolase family 15; translation: MTFDFDSEIKQHLDVVRSLQKPSGVFTASAFDVDTGYDKAWLRDIYFMTMGFLETGEITVVQKAAKALLQLFVKHKDKINWAIENKPHYAWQYIHARFHPETFEEYWEEWGNSQNDAVGEVLNLLITLEQLGASVIESDDEREMVQKIIDYLVNLEYWQDDDNGIWEENMEVHASSIGSCIAALKKASEIEWLTVPALAIERGEQALRALLPRESVTKFCDLALLTLIYPFNVTTEAETVEILKNVEYHLVRDKGVIRYKTDRYYNNNIDGWSEEAEWCFGLSWLAIIYAERGEKEKAYYWLRRAKGAVTPEGTVPELYYSNTTTYNHNTPLGWSESMYVVALQKVKELDEK
- the fusA gene encoding elongation factor G; translated protein: MAREFPLEKLRNFGIVAHVDAGKTTTSERVLFYTGMSHKIGEVHDGATVTDWMEQERERGITITAAAISCNWSKTMEEDRKDKSKMFTFNIIDTPGHIDFTAEVKRSMRVLDGAVVVFDGAAGVEPQTETNWGYADEANVPRLCFVNKMDKLGADYDASIKSIHERLSPKAVRIQLPIGAEDTMSGVVDLIQMKAYRFGGEMGMQVTEEEVPADMLEAAQKWRGEMIEAIVAHDDALMEAYLGGEEPTVEQLKTTLRKAVIACEIFPVLAGTALRNIGVQLVLDAVVDYLPSPLDLPPVHGVDPKDEETVIERHPSDEEPFAALAFKLQDDKFVGQLAFFRVYSGVVKAGSYIVNSSTGNKERVGRIVRLMADKRTEVEEVYAGEIAAMVGLKEVKTSHTLCDVDKPIILEQITFPEPVVAVRVEPKTKNDQEKMGVALKRLADEDPTFKVSTDEETLETIIAGMGELHLEIIVDRMKREFGVEANIGAPQVAYRETIQGEAEAEHKYIKQSGGRGQYGHVKIRIKPLQPLAVGADGEVEKVAKNITREDHFEFINNIKGGVIPGEYIPAVMKGAKEAMSRGFVAGYKMEDVSVELFDGSYHDVDSSEIAFKLAGINAFKDAAKKANAVILEPIMKVEVRTPEEYMGDINGNISSKRGQVEGTEEMGGKTIVHAKVPLSEMFGYTNTLRSMTQGRASMTMEFDHYEVVPPNVAADIKKARGISDEA
- a CDS encoding DUF1905 domain-containing protein — translated: MTSKIYTLQVRLWMYPGEFANWYFVTVPKKMSTEIKEGFGKYARGFGSLPVAVTVGKTAWETSIFPDTRSGTYLLPIKAKVRKEEALFADDVIAVSFKVRQ
- a CDS encoding ABC-F family ATP-binding cassette domain-containing protein, which codes for MSRNDGLIVFKDVSFEHDATKPILKAANFVVRRGAKLTLMGQNGAGKSTIFGMISGKLQPDEGDINLQPRTTIAISRQIIPRSELELTVRAFFEKCFTEKVYDIDPRIDAVLEIVNLTPTEKAKETFKDRIVGSFSGGQQARLLLASALIQNPDVLLLDEPTNNLDVAGIEHLTTFLKEYNKTVIVISHDADFLNSFTQGVLYLNTQNRQVEQYNGNYHAVVREIAARVEKEKRQNAQMAKQIQADKDKINYFAAKGGKMRLVAKKMRAEIEEAEENKVDVRREDKAIRPFTIDPHADIPLEVLKLTEVTVIKNHEPKQAECDIILKRGEHLQIVGPNGIGKTTLLESLAGGHATGEHIAPGVKIGYYRQDFSNLDFDKTVFETLMASMKKKLEEEMRSIAAGFLLFGDVMRSKVGDLSEGQKGLVAFAKLKMEEPGLLILDEPTNHINFRHIPVIAEALHDYKGAMILVSHVPDFVEKIHIDQVLDLSKLKPKK